GGCCGCTTGGGTGCGTCGACGACGCGACCGGGTCCGGCGGCGTCCATGCGTTGCGATCCGGCGGCGACCAGTTCGCGGTGCTCGGCCTTGCGGCCGCGGTTGTAGGCCAGCTCGATCGCGAGCAGCAGCAGCGCGCCGACGAGCACCAGCACCGACGAGGTGAACGCCCAGTCGGAGTAGCGGGCCAGCCCGATGTCGATCGCCTGCGTGTTCATCTAACCTTCTCTCCTGCGGACTGCGCCGACGTCGCATCGGGCAGGAGGCGCTGCGTCAGCCGCTCGAACTCGTCGCCCCAGCCGGAGTTGTCGGTGCGGGCCAGCCCGCCCAGCTCGACGGTTACGGTACCGGGACCTGCGGGCGAGATCCGAATCCAGACCCGGCGCCGGCGCACCACCAGCGACACCAGCAGACCGGCCATCATCGTCAGCGCGAACACCAGCACCCAGATCTGCGCGGGATCGTGCGAGACCTGCACGTTGATGAACGGCACCGCCCCGTCGAACCGCACCACCGTGCCGTCGTCGAGGCGCGTCGACTCACCCTGGCCGAGGTTCACCCGCGCCTTCTTGGCCAGCCGGCCCTGCTCGATCAGCCGCGGGTCGAGGGTGAACAGGGACTGCGGGCGGCCGGTGTCCAGCCCGGTGTCGCCCTTGTAGATGTCGACGGCGACGCCGGGGTCGTTGAGCGCGGGGAAGCTCGACGACAGCAGGGTGCCGTGCAGGAGCTGGGTCGGGGCGAACAGTCCCTGGATCGCGAGCTGGTTCTCGCGGCGGTCGTCGGGATCGGGATAAGTGCCGCCGGGCGGGTCGAAGCGCATGACGCCCGACGACAGGAACGTGACCTGGTCCTCGGGCCGCCACTGCACGGTCTGGGTGCGGGTCTGCCCGTCGGGATAGATCACGGTGAACGTGGGCGCGTAGCCGTGGCCCTGCAGGTAGATCCGGTCGCCGCCGACCCGCAGCGGGTGGTTGACCTTGAGGTGGTACGGGCGCCAGGTGCCCGTGTCGAGGTCGTCGCCGGCCTGGTATTCGATGTCGGCGGCGAACGAGGTGGCCTGACCGTTCGGCAGATAGTCGGCTTGGAAGTCGTTGACGCGCAGGCACATCGGGTGCAGGGAGGTGCCGTCGACGGTGTTGCCGGCGCGGAACGAGTCGAACGCGGCCGGTGATGCCGAGCAGAAGCCGGGTCCGCCGTCGGCGATCACGATGACCTGGCCTTCGTAGCCGAACAGTTTGCCCGCCGCGACCGCGACCAGCAGACCGAGCAGCGAGAAGTGGAACACGATGTTGCCGAACTCGCGCAGATAGCCCTTCTCCGCCGAGATCTCGGTGGTCTCACCCTCCCGGCGGGTGACGGTGCGCCAGCCGCGCAGCCGCTCGGTCATCGTGGTGGCCAGGGCCTGCGGTTCGGCGTCGAGTTCGGTGATGTGGTGCTTGGGCAGCCGGCTCAGGTTGCGCGGCGCGGCGACGGGAGTGGCCCGCATGCTGCGGAAGTGCTCGATCAGCCGCGGGGTCAGGCAGCCGACCAGCGAGACGAACAGCAGCGCATAGATCGCGGTGAACCAGAAGCTGGAGAACACGTCGAACGCCTGCAGCCGGTCCAGCCACGGCCCGATGGTCGGGTGCGCGGCGATGTACTCGCTGACCTTGGATTCGTTGAGGCTGCGCTGCGGCAACAGCGCGCCGGGGATCGCGCCGAGCGCCAGCAGGAACAGCAGCACCAGCGCAGTGCCCATCGACGTCAGCGTCCGCCAGGTGTTGCGGATCAGCGCGACCACCTTGCTCATATCGGCAGGGTCACATCGCTGACGAACGCGTCGCGCACCCAGGAGACGAAGTCGCTCCACAACCCGGTCACCAGCGCGGCGCCGACGAGGATCAGCAGGACGCCGCCGACGATCTGGATGGTCCGGGTGTGCCTGCGCAGCCAGGCCAGCCCCTGCACCGCGCGCGCCGAGCCGAACGCCAACAACACGAACGGGATTCCCAGGCCCAGGCAGTAGGCGATCACCAGCGCGACCCCACGCGCGACGTTGGAGCCGTCGGTCGCCGACGCGACCGCGATCACGCCGGTCAGGGTGGGCCCCAGACACGGTGTCCAGCCGAGCGCGAACACCGCACCCAAAAGCGGCGCCCCGCCGAGCGTCGAGACCTGCCGCGGGGTGAACCGTGCCTCGCGCTGCAGCGCCGGGATGAAGCCGACGAACACCAGGCCCATGACGATCGTCACCACACCGCCGATGCGTTGCAGCAGAAGCTGATTGGTGATCAGCGAGGTGGTCATGCCGAGTACCGCCACGGTGCCCAGCACGAACACCACGGTGAACCCGGCGACGAACAGCGCCGCGGCCCCGGCGACTCGGAGCCGGGTGGTTCTCGCCGAGACCGACGTTTTGGCGGATTCTGGCCGCGATTTTCCGCCAATACGTCGGTCTCGGCTCACCAAAGCGGGGTTGTCGTCCACCCCGACGACCGCGGCGAGGTAGCTCAGATAGCCCGGCACCAGCGGCACCACGCACGGCGACGCGAATGAGACGAGCCCGGCGAGCGCGGCGACCAGGAACGCCAGCAGCACCGGGCCGCCGGCCATCAACTGGTCGATCTGGTCGAGGTTCACGTCGCGGGCTCCGGTTCGGCCGCGAGGCGTTCCACCACGGGCTGCAGATCCTCGGCGAGCAGTTCGCGCAGGAACACCGCGGCGACGCGGTGCTCCCGATCGAGCACGATCGTCGACGGGATGACCGTCGTCGGGTAGCGGCCGCCGAACGCGATCATCGTGCGCATCGGCGGGTCGTAGATCGAGGGGAACGTGATCCTGCGGTCGACGAGGAAATCCCGCGGGGCGTCGATGTTGTTGTCGCGCACATCGATTCCGAGGAAGGCGACGCCGCGGGACTTGGTGGCGTCGTACACCTGCTGCAGCTGGGTGATCTCGGTGCGGCACGGTCCGCACCACTGCCCCCACACGTTGACGACGACCACCTTGCCTGCAAAGTCATCGAGCGAGAGGGTCTTGTCCTCGTTCATCAGGTCAGGCCCGCGCAGCGGCCCCGGCTTGCCCCGGTCCTGCGGCGGGTCGTAGAAGATGTCGGTCTGCCCGCCGGGGGCCACGAATTCGAAGGTGCCGCCCTGAGCGACGGCGTCGTCGCCGGTGGAACATCCGGCCAGCGCAGGCCCGCTCCACGCGACGACCGTCGCGCAGGCCAGCACGAGCCACCGCCTCACTGCCCGGCCAGCTCCGCGTAGCCCCAGCCGACGTAGGTGTCCCCATGGAAGTAGAACGACGTCACCGACGCCAGATTGCACAGCCGCCGC
The window above is part of the Mycolicibacterium rutilum genome. Proteins encoded here:
- a CDS encoding cytochrome c biogenesis CcdA family protein; its protein translation is MNLDQIDQLMAGGPVLLAFLVAALAGLVSFASPCVVPLVPGYLSYLAAVVGVDDNPALVSRDRRIGGKSRPESAKTSVSARTTRLRVAGAAALFVAGFTVVFVLGTVAVLGMTTSLITNQLLLQRIGGVVTIVMGLVFVGFIPALQREARFTPRQVSTLGGAPLLGAVFALGWTPCLGPTLTGVIAVASATDGSNVARGVALVIAYCLGLGIPFVLLAFGSARAVQGLAWLRRHTRTIQIVGGVLLILVGAALVTGLWSDFVSWVRDAFVSDVTLPI
- a CDS encoding TlpA disulfide reductase family protein; its protein translation is MRRWLVLACATVVAWSGPALAGCSTGDDAVAQGGTFEFVAPGGQTDIFYDPPQDRGKPGPLRGPDLMNEDKTLSLDDFAGKVVVVNVWGQWCGPCRTEITQLQQVYDATKSRGVAFLGIDVRDNNIDAPRDFLVDRRITFPSIYDPPMRTMIAFGGRYPTTVIPSTIVLDREHRVAAVFLRELLAEDLQPVVERLAAEPEPAT
- the resB gene encoding cytochrome c biogenesis protein ResB codes for the protein MSKVVALIRNTWRTLTSMGTALVLLFLLALGAIPGALLPQRSLNESKVSEYIAAHPTIGPWLDRLQAFDVFSSFWFTAIYALLFVSLVGCLTPRLIEHFRSMRATPVAAPRNLSRLPKHHITELDAEPQALATTMTERLRGWRTVTRREGETTEISAEKGYLREFGNIVFHFSLLGLLVAVAAGKLFGYEGQVIVIADGGPGFCSASPAAFDSFRAGNTVDGTSLHPMCLRVNDFQADYLPNGQATSFAADIEYQAGDDLDTGTWRPYHLKVNHPLRVGGDRIYLQGHGYAPTFTVIYPDGQTRTQTVQWRPEDQVTFLSSGVMRFDPPGGTYPDPDDRRENQLAIQGLFAPTQLLHGTLLSSSFPALNDPGVAVDIYKGDTGLDTGRPQSLFTLDPRLIEQGRLAKKARVNLGQGESTRLDDGTVVRFDGAVPFINVQVSHDPAQIWVLVFALTMMAGLLVSLVVRRRRVWIRISPAGPGTVTVELGGLARTDNSGWGDEFERLTQRLLPDATSAQSAGEKVR